The nucleotide window CCGAAAATCGAGTAACGGTAGATTCAAGTTCGGGCGACATTACCATCGAAAAATAATAAATTTTGTGCGCTAATTATTCCTTTAGCGCATTTTTTTGTAGAAAAAGGGTAAAGTCAGTTAAACTGTTTTATCAATTTGCGTAATTGGAAGGAGAATGGATAATGGACTTTCAGATTAGAAAAGCAACTAATTTAGACGCGGAAGCCATTCAACACGTAGCGATTACATCGTGGCACCACACCTACCAAGAGTTAATTCCAAATGATGTACAAGACGGCTTTTTAGAAAAATATTATAATGTGGAAACACTTCATAATCGTATTTCAGCGACTCCTTTTGCTGTTTTAGAACAAGCAAATAAAGTGATTGGATTCGCGAATTTTATTGAACTTGAAAAAGGGAAAAGTGAGCTGGCAGCATTTTATTTATTACCAGAAGTGACGCAGCGAGGGCTTGGCACCGAACTTTTAGAAGAAGGCATGACTTTATTTCATGTACCACTTCCCACTTCCGATGTTTGTTAACGTGGAAAAAGGCAATGAAACAGCTATTCATTTTTACGTGGCGAAAGGTTTTGTCAAAGTGGAAGAATTCACTGAAAATTTTTATGGCTATCCATTAGAAACGATTCGAATGAACTTAAATCATCATGCTTTTGAAGAAGAATAAAAAAATGTCTATTCTAGTTGAAAAATCAATTAGGATAGACATTTTTTTATTTTGTAGCAGCTTTTCCACTAGCACGATTTCCGCCTCGCAAGAAAAAGAAAATGATTGCTAAGATTGCCATAATAATTCCACCAAGGATCGATATGCCAACAGAAGTAATCATACCGGAAACCTGAATGATACTTAAAATTATAACCGTCACAACAACTCCATAAGCAAATCCCCAGAGACTAAAAGTTAAATAGTTCGCTTTTTTACTAAAACCATAAAAAATTTCTCCGAGTGTAGAAGCGACTAAAATAACCGGTGCCGCAAAAAGAATTGCGGAGAAAATAAGTTGCAGTGTCACATTTTCATAAAGAATTGTTTCAATTAAAAGCGCAGAAAAAATACCTAAAACAAAAATGGATAAATAAGCTAAAATAAAGCGCATAAAAAAACCTCCTAAAGTACACTATATTATAGCATAAAATAGGAAGTTCAATTAACATCTAGCCCAGTTATCCTCTGAACGTTTTACGATGCAAGCAATGCCTCGAATCAAATTGAAAAGTAGAATTGTGACATTAAGAACAACGATAAAAAATACGGTAGCTAACGATAAGAAATGAACAGTGTCCGCACTATTGGTACTAAAGGGAACGTAATAATAAAGGAGAATTGCAACACTCATTCCAATAACAAAAGTTGCTTGTGTTAATAACGCCCATTTGGCATGATGCTTTGTTTCTTTATCTCTATTAGTAAGACAAATAAGGCATGGAGTAATAATCGGACCGAAAAAAAGACTAAAATAACTTAATGCGCTAATTATTTTTTTATCTAACATGTCATATCTATCCTTTCATTTGTTTATATATTTAGTATAGCGGGGAAAGAGAAAAGGAACCAGCGAATTAGGTGACGATATCAAAAGGAAGATGACAGTTTTGTCATATAAGAAAAAACGTCCCTTCGAAAAAATCAAAGAGACGTTTCTTTATATGATAGATTTTAACGACCAAACTTTACTTCGCCACCTTTTGTACATTAAGACAGCACGAACTCCTTCATCGATAATGTAAGCCAGCCAAACACCTACAAGTCCAAGGCCTGCTGAAATTCCAAGTACATAAGAGAACGGCAAACTAACAATCCACATCACAATCAGACCACAGATGAATGGAAAACGGACATCACCCGTAGAATTAAGACTGCTAATAATAATGATATTAGTTGCACGACCAAGTTCAAGGAAAATGGAGAGTAAGAATAATTCTTTTGTCATTGTGATGATTTCTGTGTTTGTTGTAAAGAGTCGCATAATTGGTTCAGCGAAAAGATAAATCGAGAAACTGACGATGATAGCGACGACTAAGCCGATTTTCCAACTGCGAAGGCCTTGTCTATATGCTTTATCAATTTCTTTTGCCCCGACAGCACGCCCGATAATTATTTGTGAGGCTTGACCGAGTGCGATTGCAAATAGAGCGACGAATTGACTAACAGTAGAGGCATAGACTTTAGTTGTTAGTGCTTCCGTCCCAAGAATGGCAATAATTGCTGTAACAACAAGCTGAGAGCCTGCATAAGATAAGTTTTCACCAGCAGATGGAAGTCCAAGTCGTAAAATCGAGTAAAGAAGTTTTTTCGATACATGTTCCAATTTTTTGAAATGAAAAGTATAACCAATGTATTTTCGTAGCATAAAAATGGCAAGTACCATTCCGATAAAGTTAGCGACAGCTGTAGAAATACCAACACCTGCTACACCGTAATCTAAGTAGACAAGTGGACCATATAGGAATAAATAGTTACCAACCACATTGATAATACTGATGGTTACAGGGACTAAAATGGACTGCCTGACATAACCATGTGCTCGAAGAATTGGCAAGATGGAAGCATGAATCGCAATAACAACCGAACTTCCGCCAATAATTTCAAGAAATGGCGCGCCAACCTCGACTAAATGAGGAGCAATGCCCATCCAAGTAAGAAAGCTTTTCGACATAAAAATGAAAATAACACTCATCACAATTCCGATTAAGAAAGCGACTACTAAGCCATTTGTAATGACATTTTCGATTTCTTTATGTTTTTTTGCACCAATCATTTGCGACACGATGATTTGGACCCCAACACTGATAAAGCCATAAATAATGATGGAAATAACCAGAATTTGATTGGCAACCCCTGTCGCCGCAACGGCATCATCGGAATAATGACCTAGCATAAAGACATCAATATAGCTAATCATCAGACGCAAAAATTGCTCTAAGAAAATTGGCCAAGCAAGCGTAAATAAACTCAGACTTGCAACCTTTTGTACGGAACTCACATTTTCCCCTCCCTTCTGGTTTATACACAATTAAAGCCATTATAAGACAATTAAAGTTAAAAGTATAGATTAATTTCAAAATGCGCTCAAGATATTGCTTGACAAAAAAAGAATAACTCATATAATTAGTTAGGTAAACTAATCAAATGGTAGAAAGAAGTGGAGAAATGTCTTCCAAAAATCAAGACTTGGGGCACTCGGTTATCAAGGCTTTTATGAATTTTAAACATGCCGAAATAAAGAGTTTTCAAATCCCAGGATATAGTAAATCTGAGACAAGATTTATTTTTATTTTATCACGTGGTCTTAAAAGTCAAGGACCTAAAATCCGTGTTTCCGATCTTGGTCATATGCTGCGAATTTCGAAACCGAGCGTAACCCAAATGATACAATCGCTCGAAGGAAAAGGGCTCATCAAGCGTGTGAAAAACCCAGATGACAAGCGTTCGATGTATGTAGAACTCACAGAACTTGGCGCAGATGTATCTAAAAAAATGCTGGATGAGTTTCAGACTAGTTTTGAAGATATGCAAGAATTTTTGGGAGAAGAAGACATGAAGAAGTTAATTACCCTCTTAGAGAAACTCACAGAATACTTAAACGCAAAATCCGAAAATAAGGAGGCATAAACCACAAATGATGAAATTAATGAAAAGATTAAAACCTTATTGGCTGAGTATTACAGTCGTATTAGTTCTTACTTTCGGACAAGTTATTGGTCAACTTTATTTACCGACGCTCATGTCCAACATTATTGACAAAGGCGTTGTGACAGGAGATACCGACTATATTTGGAAAACTGGTATGCAGATGTTACTGATATCTTTCGCTTCTGTAATTTTGTCTGTTATAGTTGTTTATCTTGCATCAAAAATTTCCATGGGATTTGGGAAAGATTTGCGAGATAAAATTTTTACCAAAGTAGAGGACTTCTCTTTACAAGAATTTGATAAAGTAGGAACTTCTTCACTAATTACAAGAACAACCAATGATGTTGTTCAAATCCAAAACGTACTTTATATGATGATGCGACTAATGGTGATGGCACCGATTATGTTACTCGGCGGGATTATTATGGCTGTAGGACGAGACGCAAAATTATCTCTAATATTTGTAGTCGTTCTTCCATTGTTACTTATTTTAGTAGTAGTCCTTGGTAGTAAAGCAATGCCAATGTTTAAATCACTCCAAAAGAAGATGGATAAATTAAACCGGGTTATCCGTGAAGGCTTAACCGGGATTCGCGTCGTACGGGCATTCAACCGTAACGAAGACGAGCTAGAAAAGTTTGAAGAAGCAAATGCGGATTATGCAACAACTGCAATCAAAGTTAACCGACTACTTTCACTCATGAGTCCACTTATGATGTTACTAATGAATCTAACATCTATCGCCATTGTTTGGATTGGTTCTATTTTTATTGGAAATGGCGATATGCAAGTAGGAGACTTAATGGCGTTTATTCAATACGCGATGCAAATTATGATGTCCTTCATGATGCTTTCGGCGGTATTTATCATGATTCCACGTGCTGGTGCTTCAGCAGAACGTATTAATGAAGTACTAGACATGGAAGCAGAAATACTTAACCCTGCTAATCCAAAAACAAGTACACCTCCAGCAAAACTTTCTTTTGAAAATGTGACTTTCCGTTATGAAGGTGCTGAAAAACCTGTGATTGAAAACATTAGCTTTGAAGCAAAAGCAGGCGAAACAGTGGCTATTATCGGAAGTACCGGCGCTGGTAAATCTACTTTGATCAATATGATTCCGCGTTTTTATGATGTCGAAAGTGGTGTTGTAAAAATAAATGGAATCGATGTACGTGAAATGGATCAATCTAGTTTGCGCCAAAAAATTGGACTTGTGCCACAAAAAGCGGTGTTATTCACCGGGACAATAGCTTCCAACATGCGCTATGGAAAAGAAGATGCAACAGATGAAGAAATTTGGGAAGCACTTCGAACTGCTCAAGCGGAAAATTTTGTCTCTAAACAGTCAAATGGACTTGATAGTCGCGTAGAACAAGGTGGTAATAACTTCTCAGGAGGACAGAAACAACGGCTTTCAATTGCACGCTCTTTAATTAGAAAACCAGAAATTTATATTTTTGACGATAGTTTTTCGGCACTTGATTTCAAAACAGACGCTAAACTTCGGGAAGCACTTAAGAAAGAAACAACCGAAGCTGTCACACTTATCGTTGCACAACGAATTACCTCCGTGGTGAATTCTGACCAAATCATTGTGTTAAATGAAGGTAAAGTTGCTGGAATTGGCACACATGAAGAATTAAAAGAAACTAATCAGATTTATCAAGAAATCATGAGGTCACAGCTGTCAGAGGAGGAAATCGCATGAGTGCAGCAACACCAGGTCCAGGCGGTGGAATGAGAATGCAAACAAATGCTAAACCGAAAAATTTCAAACAAACATTATTCCGGTTACTTGGCTACATGAAACCTCGTTCTGTCGCAATAATAGTCGTATTTATCTTTGCAATCCTGTCCACGATATTTAATATTTTCAGCCCAAAAGAACTCGGGAAAGCAACAACGGAAATTTTTAAAGGTGTAATGAGTCCAGCAGGAATTGACAACGACAAAATATTTAACATCTTAATGATTGTTTTAGTACTATATCTTGGAAGTTCTTTATTCAGCTTTATTCAACAATATGTGATGTCGAGCGTAGCACAACGTACGGTTTATGATATGCGTAAAGATTTAAAAGCGAAAATGGCACGACTTCCTCTAAAATATTATGATACACGTTCAAATGGGGATATTTTAAGTCGTTCTGTTAATGACATGGATAATATCGCAAACACACTACAACAATCACTAACACAAGCAATCACAGCAATTGTACAAATGATCGGTGTCTTAATTATGATGCTAACAATTAGCTGGCAGATGACCTTGATTGTACTTGTAACCGTACCAATCAGTATTATTCTAGTAGCAATTATTGCTGGGAGATCACAACGTTACTTTGGTGCGCAACAACGTAATTTAGGTATTTTAAATGATACTGTGGAAGAAACATACGGTGGACAAACAATTATTAAAGCATTTGGTCAAGAAAAGAAAACTTTAGTTAAATTTGATGAAGTAAATGATGATTATTTTAAAGCAGCGAAAAAAGCACAATTTATTTCTGGGATAATGATGCCAGTAATGCAATTTGTAGGTAACCTAGGTTATGTAGGTGTCTGTGTAGCTGGTGGTATTTTTGTTACTAATGGAACGCTTCAAGTAGGGGATATCCAATCATTTACACAATATGTGCAGCTATTTACGCAACCTATCTCTAGTGTTGCAAATATTGCCAACATCATTCAATCCACTATTGCTTCTGCGGAACGTGTTTTTGAAATGATGGATGAAGAAGAAGAAAAAGATGAAATCCCAGCAAACATTAACCAAGTTGCTGGCGAAGAAAATAGTATTGTTTTCGATCACGTGAAATTTGGTTATACTCCTGACAAACCACTGATGACCGATTTAAATATTCATGTGGAAGAAGGACAAATGGTCGCGATTGTTGGCCCAACTGGCGCTGGTAAAACAACGATTATTAATCTGTTGATGCGTTTTTATGATGTCGATGGTGGTTCTATCCGGATGAAAGGTATTGATACCCGAGATATGACTAAGGATGCTGTTCGCGAAAAATTCGGCATGGTACTACAAGATACTTGGTTATTCAACGGAACAATTGCTGACAACATTGCATACGGTCGTGAAGGAGCAACGAAAGAAGAAGTTATTGGAGCAGCAAAAGCGGCATATGCAGATGATTTCATTCGTCGATTACCAAATGGCTATGATACCGTTTTAAATGAAGAAGGTTCCAATATTTCACAAGGTCAAAAGCAATTATTAACGATTGCTCGGGCGATCTTGTCTGATCCTTCTATCTTAATTCTAGATGAAGCGACTTCTAGTGTAGATACTCGTACAGAATTAAATATTCAACTAGCAATGGGTAACTTAATGGAAGGACGCACTAGCTTTGTTATTGCCCACAGACTTTCGACGATTCGTGATGCAGACCTAATTCTAGTAATGAATCACGGTAGCGTCATTGAACAAGGGACACATAAAGATTTATTAGATGCAAAAGGCTTTTACGCAGATCTTTACAATAGTCAGTTTACTGGAGCACAAGCAGTTTAATGACAATGAAAAACAATGTGGTTTTAACAGCCACATTGTTTTTTTGAGCAGAAAATTTGTTTGATTACGGATTAGACGATATGGTTAAGAAAGAATAATTGGAAGAGGTGGAAAAAGTGTATCAATCTATCACAGCAAACGACTTGGAACAAGAATTGAAAGCCAATTCGAGAAATATATTAGATGTAAGGGATGCCGCTGATTTTGCGGAAGGGCATATTCCAAATGCTATCAATATCCCAATAAATGAATTACCAGAGAAATTTAAAGGCTTAGACAGCGAGCAAGCTTATACGATTATCTGTTATGCTGGAGGTCGGTCAGAACGAGCAAGTCAGTTTCTTGCTGCGGAAGGCTTTGAAGTTACGAATGTCATGGGTGGCATGGGAGCTTGGCACGGGGAAACTAGCAAATAATGAATGCAAAAAAGCTGCGATTCTAAGTAGAGTCGTAGCTTTTCTATTTAATGTTGTTTTCTTTTCCGGAAAGAAAAAACAGTCACTCCAGCTAAAACGATACCAATTAAAATCATAGTGTCTAGATTAGAATCACCTGTAGCAGGTAAGGAAGCTTGATTGGTACTGTTTTGATGATTAGGTGATGTGGTTCCGTTGTTAGCAGAAGAATCATTACTACCGTCTGGATTTGGACTTGAATCAGGTGTAGGAGTTGGGTCTGGTCCAGGAGGTGTAGGAGGAGTCGGTGGACCAGGTGGTTCTTCACGGTTCTCAACTGTTACGAGAACTTTTACCGGATCAGCCTCTATACCATCTGCACTTACCGCACGCAAGGTCACCTCATACGTTCCAGATTTATTTAAGTTAACAACACTATCAAAGTCATTTGTCACGGGACTTCCATCATTGGTAGTAGCTGAAATATCCTTTAAGAATTGTTCGGAAGTTTTGGAATCGCCGGTTGTATAAGTGATTGTTTTATCAGCCGTAATTATTGGTTTAGCTAAGACGGTTACTGTCACTGTTTTAGGAGTTGCTTTTAGACCTGCAGCGTTTTCTGCATTAAGTGTCACTGTATAAACTCCTGGCATACTTAAATCTACCACACTATCAAAATCGCTTGTCACTGGGGTCCCATCATCTGTTTCAGCGTGAATATCAGATAAGAACTGTGCTTCCGTGACAGGATTTCCTTCTCTATAACTTATTGTGTCATCATTTGTAATCGTCAAGGAATGATCAATGTCAAAGTAATGGTCATATGTCCCTCCTGAAATCGTATAGGAAGTGATATTTGGAGGAGCTGCGTAACTTCCAGCAGGATTATTATAAACAGCATTATATTCCATTTTAGTAATAGCATCAAAATCATCTTTTGTAATCCCGCTAACAGTGATACCAGTATCATCAATGCTTAAGCGACTGCCAGTAATTTGTTGTTCATTTAAAGTGAAATAAGTGCTAGATCTACTTGTAGATGTTGAAAATGGAATAAGGTCACCGTTAAAATTCACGGTACGTTCTGTCATTAACGTAAAGGGAACAAAAATAGTTTGGTTCGCTTCGTCATAATTCAATGCGGAACTTTTAATAGAGCTATTTATTAAAACTGTTCGGCCAACGTTTTGACCATAAGCGGATAGATTTTTTAAGCTGGGGAAATCTTCAATTCCACGATAATCATTAATTCCACAAAATTGTACAAATAAAGTAACTAAATTAGGTAATGATTTAAGTGGCATAATATCGGTCAAAGAATGGTTACTATCTAAATTTAAGTAAGTTAAGTTGGGGATTTTATTGATTTTAGTTAAAGCATCATTGGTAAGATTTGCAGGACTAATATTTAAGTTTGTTAGCTCTTGTAAACCATTAAGGTCTGGGATGGAGTTGGAGGTAATATTACTACCAGCTAAACTAATATTTGTTAATTTTGATAATGATGCGAGTAAAGAAAAATCGGTAACTTGCGTGTTGGCTAGACGCACAGAAGTTAAATTATGTGCATAATCTATGCCGGTTATATCTGCTACAGTACCTCCATTAATAGTAATATTAGTAATCGTGTCCATCTGTGCTTCGGTAATATCACTAGTACTAGGTTGACTGAGAAGACTATTTAAATAGCTTTTGAATGCAAGGTCAGGAATGTTTACGATATCTTGTGCCGCTTGGACGTTGCTATTTTCTTCAGCTGAAACATTGCTAGATAATGGGGCGGCTAAAAGTGGTACTATTAAAAAAGCACATAAGCTAATTTTTATCCCAAGTTTTATCATGAAGCTATTCCCTCCTTTTTAAAATCTAATGTAAAATTTATATAATGATATATTATCTATAACCATTCCTTTTTGTAGTCTTATTCAAACAAAAATGTGTCTAAAATGTTAATAAAATGAATAAATATCCACAAAAAAAGAACTGTTAATGAATTTTATCATTGACAGTTCTTTGGGATTAGAATTTTTGAGCAAGTTCAGTTGCTTCTTTGGCACCTGCTGAGATAATATCTTTTGCTTGATCTGGTTTGGCATTGTGACCTTCCACAATCACCATTTCTGGTTCGGAAATTCCGAAGTGACCAAGGACATTCTTTACATAATTTACAGACATTTCAAAGCTTTGCATTGGACCATCTGAGTAGATTCCGCCACGTGCGTTAAGTAAAGCTACTTTTTTGTCTGTAACAAGACCAATTGGACCATTTGCAGTATATTTGAAGGTTTTTCCAGCTTGATTTAAATAGAATAAGTAAGTTAAAAATTGAGCCGGAATACTGAAATTCCAAAGTGGGAAAGCCATAACGATTTTGTCGGCTGCTAAGAATTGATCTAAGTAACCATTGGCGATATCAGCTAGGCGTTTTTCTTCATTAGTAAGTGTTTCACCAGCTACTTCTTTATGTAATCCGCTCATCATTGTTACATCATAATAAGGTAGATCAGCTTCAAATAAATCTAATTCTGTCACATTATCGTCTGGGTGTGATTTTTTGTATTCATTTAGAAAAATTTCGTATAGTGCTACACTCACTGAGCGTTCTGCAGGTAAACCATTTGCTTTGATGAAAAGTACATTTGTCATTACAATCTTGCCTCCATTTTTAAAAGTATCTATTAAGTGTAGCGTATAAATTAGCAAAACAGCAAATAATATGCTTACAAAAAATTAGTTACTATTTAAAATGAGCATATTCTTTGTACTTTAGAATAGGACGCGTATAATGATTGATATATCATTTGACATATCAACTATGGAGGCGAATGAAGCTGAAACCATGTACAGAACGATCTGAACTACTTTACCGAATGCATTTGCTATCAAAAGAAATTAGTCATGTTTTTGAACAGCAAACGAATCGAAGTTTTACTAAAGTAGAGATTTTATTTCATATCAGGCAAACACCAGGCCAGAGTCAAAACAAGCTAAAAGAAAACTTATATATTGATTCGGCAAGTATTACAAGGCATTTAAAGCGTATGGAAGAGCAAGGACTGATTACTCGTGAAAAGAATGATGAAAACAAACGCTACACATACTTATTTTTAACCGCAACTGGTGAAGCGGAATTAGCTTCTTTGCTTGCAGAAAAAGAGAATTTTCAAAATGAAGCACTAGCAGGTTTTTCAGAAGAAGAAGTTGCCTTGTGGTTAAAATCAGTCACAAAAATGATGAATAATATCGAGAAAATGGAGGAGAAGTAAAAATGAAAGCAGTAGTAATCGAAAATTACGGTGGTAAAGAACAGTTAAAAGAAAAAGAAGTTGCAATGCCTAAACCAGGAAAAAATCAAGTTATCGTAAAAGAAAGTGCGACTTCGATTAATCCGATTGACTGGAAGCTTCGTGAAGGATATTTAAAACAAATGATGGACTGGGAATTCCCAATTATTTTAGGTTGGGATGTTGCTGGTGTTATTTCTGAAGTAGGAGAAGGCGTAACAGATTGGAAAGTTGGCGAAAAAGTATTTGCTCGTCCAGAAACAACTCGTTTTGGGACCTACGCAGAATATACTGCAGTAGATGATCATTTGCTAGCAAAAATTCCAGACAGCATTAGTTTTGAAGAAGCTGCTTCTGTTCCACTTGCTGGCTTAACAGCATGGCAAGCACTATTTGACCATGCAAAACTTCAAAAAGGTGAGAAAGTATTGATTCATGCAGGTGCAGGTGGCGTTGGAACTTTTGCAATTCAATTAGCCAAACACGCTGGTGCAGAAGTAATCACAACTGCTAGCGCTAAAAACCATGAATTACTGAAATCACTTGGAGCAGATCAAGTAATTGATTATAAAGAAGTTGATTTTAAAGATGTTCTTTCTGATATTGATGTGGTTTTTGATACAATGGGTGGACAAATCGAAACAGATAGTTATGATGTTTTAAAAGAAGGAACTGGTCGATTAGTAAGCATTGTAGGGATTTCTAACGAGGAAAAGGCAAAAGAAAAAAATGTGACAGCGACTGGGATTTGGCTAGAACCTAATGGTAAACAGCTGAATGAGTTGGCTAAATTATTAGAAAATAAAACAGTAAAAGCGATTGTTGGTAAAACTTTCCCATTCTCAGAAAAAGGTGTTTTTGATGCCCATGCATTAAGTGAAACACACCATGCAGTTGGAAAAATAGTAATTTCATTTAATAAATAATATTTTTGAGAGGCTAGATGGCAACATCTAGCCTTTTTTGTTGTTTGCTGGAATAGTTTTGGTGAGATATAATAACGAAAAGGCGGTGTTTGAATGGAAATAATCGAATTACAGGATGGACAAATAATAACAATTAGAAAAGCAGCGAAAGAAGATGCTAGTATTATCATTCCTTATTTAAATGAAGTCGCAGGCGAGACAGATTTTTTATCATTTGGAAAAGATGAATTTATGATGAGCATTGGGGATGAAGCAGAATACATAGAAAAAAATAATGGAGTGATGTTTTTAGTCTTTATGGACGATAAGCTAGCTAGTGTTTCTCAGCTAATAGGGCATACTAAAAAAAGAGAGCTACATACATGCGAATTAGCTATTTCGATACGAAAGGAATTTTGGGGGCTTGGTATTGGTAAGATTTGTTTGGGAAAACTGATTCAATACGCTAAGCATGATGAATTGTTGAAATTAATCTATTTAGAAGTTGTTTCTGAAAATAAGAGAGCATTAAGTTTGTATAAAAATATTGGATTTATAGAAGCAGGAGAAATTCCAGCTTTAATGCGAGTGGATGATCGTTATTTAGATGTGAAAATGATGTATTTACCTGTTTAATCCTCTATGATATAGGTAAGATCATTTGCAACTTCTAAGTCACTCAGCTGTTCAGCAACTACATCAGCCCCAGTATTTAATCTGTTGGCAATTTGGCTGAGAACACGAAGACTAATATCAGAAGTACGGATGTTTTTTTTAATTAGTTTATTTAGAGTACCTTTTTTCAAATAAGTATTTGCTTCGATTTCGGT belongs to Listeria ivanovii subsp. ivanovii and includes:
- a CDS encoding DUF4870 domain-containing protein, which gives rise to MLDKKIISALSYFSLFFGPIITPCLICLTNRDKETKHHAKWALLTQATFVIGMSVAILLYYYVPFSTNSADTVHFLSLATVFFIVVLNVTILLFNLIRGIACIVKRSEDNWARC
- a CDS encoding MATE family efflux transporter, which encodes MSSVQKVASLSLFTLAWPIFLEQFLRLMISYIDVFMLGHYSDDAVAATGVANQILVISIIIYGFISVGVQIIVSQMIGAKKHKEIENVITNGLVVAFLIGIVMSVIFIFMSKSFLTWMGIAPHLVEVGAPFLEIIGGSSVVIAIHASILPILRAHGYVRQSILVPVTISIINVVGNYLFLYGPLVYLDYGVAGVGISTAVANFIGMVLAIFMLRKYIGYTFHFKKLEHVSKKLLYSILRLGLPSAGENLSYAGSQLVVTAIIAILGTEALTTKVYASTVSQFVALFAIALGQASQIIIGRAVGAKEIDKAYRQGLRSWKIGLVVAIIVSFSIYLFAEPIMRLFTTNTEIITMTKELFLLSIFLELGRATNIIIISSLNSTGDVRFPFICGLIVMWIVSLPFSYVLGISAGLGLVGVWLAYIIDEGVRAVLMYKRWRSKVWSLKSII
- a CDS encoding MarR family winged helix-turn-helix transcriptional regulator; protein product: MSSKNQDLGHSVIKAFMNFKHAEIKSFQIPGYSKSETRFIFILSRGLKSQGPKIRVSDLGHMLRISKPSVTQMIQSLEGKGLIKRVKNPDDKRSMYVELTELGADVSKKMLDEFQTSFEDMQEFLGEEDMKKLITLLEKLTEYLNAKSENKEA
- a CDS encoding ABC transporter ATP-binding protein — protein: MMKLMKRLKPYWLSITVVLVLTFGQVIGQLYLPTLMSNIIDKGVVTGDTDYIWKTGMQMLLISFASVILSVIVVYLASKISMGFGKDLRDKIFTKVEDFSLQEFDKVGTSSLITRTTNDVVQIQNVLYMMMRLMVMAPIMLLGGIIMAVGRDAKLSLIFVVVLPLLLILVVVLGSKAMPMFKSLQKKMDKLNRVIREGLTGIRVVRAFNRNEDELEKFEEANADYATTAIKVNRLLSLMSPLMMLLMNLTSIAIVWIGSIFIGNGDMQVGDLMAFIQYAMQIMMSFMMLSAVFIMIPRAGASAERINEVLDMEAEILNPANPKTSTPPAKLSFENVTFRYEGAEKPVIENISFEAKAGETVAIIGSTGAGKSTLINMIPRFYDVESGVVKINGIDVREMDQSSLRQKIGLVPQKAVLFTGTIASNMRYGKEDATDEEIWEALRTAQAENFVSKQSNGLDSRVEQGGNNFSGGQKQRLSIARSLIRKPEIYIFDDSFSALDFKTDAKLREALKKETTEAVTLIVAQRITSVVNSDQIIVLNEGKVAGIGTHEELKETNQIYQEIMRSQLSEEEIA
- a CDS encoding ABC transporter ATP-binding protein produces the protein MSAATPGPGGGMRMQTNAKPKNFKQTLFRLLGYMKPRSVAIIVVFIFAILSTIFNIFSPKELGKATTEIFKGVMSPAGIDNDKIFNILMIVLVLYLGSSLFSFIQQYVMSSVAQRTVYDMRKDLKAKMARLPLKYYDTRSNGDILSRSVNDMDNIANTLQQSLTQAITAIVQMIGVLIMMLTISWQMTLIVLVTVPISIILVAIIAGRSQRYFGAQQRNLGILNDTVEETYGGQTIIKAFGQEKKTLVKFDEVNDDYFKAAKKAQFISGIMMPVMQFVGNLGYVGVCVAGGIFVTNGTLQVGDIQSFTQYVQLFTQPISSVANIANIIQSTIASAERVFEMMDEEEEKDEIPANINQVAGEENSIVFDHVKFGYTPDKPLMTDLNIHVEEGQMVAIVGPTGAGKTTIINLLMRFYDVDGGSIRMKGIDTRDMTKDAVREKFGMVLQDTWLFNGTIADNIAYGREGATKEEVIGAAKAAYADDFIRRLPNGYDTVLNEEGSNISQGQKQLLTIARAILSDPSILILDEATSSVDTRTELNIQLAMGNLMEGRTSFVIAHRLSTIRDADLILVMNHGSVIEQGTHKDLLDAKGFYADLYNSQFTGAQAV
- a CDS encoding rhodanese-like domain-containing protein yields the protein MYQSITANDLEQELKANSRNILDVRDAADFAEGHIPNAINIPINELPEKFKGLDSEQAYTIICYAGGRSERASQFLAAEGFEVTNVMGGMGAWHGETSK
- a CDS encoding LapB repeat-containing protein yields the protein MIKLGIKISLCAFLIVPLLAAPLSSNVSAEENSNVQAAQDIVNIPDLAFKSYLNSLLSQPSTSDITEAQMDTITNITINGGTVADITGIDYAHNLTSVRLANTQVTDFSLLASLSKLTNISLAGSNITSNSIPDLNGLQELTNLNISPANLTNDALTKINKIPNLTYLNLDSNHSLTDIMPLKSLPNLVTLFVQFCGINDYRGIEDFPSLKNLSAYGQNVGRTVLINSSIKSSALNYDEANQTIFVPFTLMTERTVNFNGDLIPFSTSTSRSSTYFTLNEQQITGSRLSIDDTGITVSGITKDDFDAITKMEYNAVYNNPAGSYAAPPNITSYTISGGTYDHYFDIDHSLTITNDDTISYREGNPVTEAQFLSDIHAETDDGTPVTSDFDSVVDLSMPGVYTVTLNAENAAGLKATPKTVTVTVLAKPIITADKTITYTTGDSKTSEQFLKDISATTNDGSPVTNDFDSVVNLNKSGTYEVTLRAVSADGIEADPVKVLVTVENREEPPGPPTPPTPPGPDPTPTPDSSPNPDGSNDSSANNGTTSPNHQNSTNQASLPATGDSNLDTMILIGIVLAGVTVFSFRKRKQH
- a CDS encoding FMN-dependent NADH-azoreductase, which produces MTNVLFIKANGLPAERSVSVALYEIFLNEYKKSHPDDNVTELDLFEADLPYYDVTMMSGLHKEVAGETLTNEEKRLADIANGYLDQFLAADKIVMAFPLWNFSIPAQFLTYLFYLNQAGKTFKYTANGPIGLVTDKKVALLNARGGIYSDGPMQSFEMSVNYVKNVLGHFGISEPEMVIVEGHNAKPDQAKDIISAGAKEATELAQKF